Proteins from a genomic interval of Diceros bicornis minor isolate mBicDic1 chromosome 34, mDicBic1.mat.cur, whole genome shotgun sequence:
- the LOC131397535 gene encoding zinc finger protein 420-like — MSPRGGGQNVKHGGITLSPCQGEGKPGTIWKMQGNCQARGTGPCLPRPRAWMASMCLPACYCCGLNTVMNGILRRETLSVAAGPGICSEDSMTFEDVAVYFSWEEWRLLDEAQRHLYLEVMLENFALVSSLGCWSRAEDAEAPFEHSISVDVSQSKTLKACLTLHNIHHCDSYSLVLRDILHLAEHQGTQQSQKMFGCEACTKLFYFSANLQKHQKQHIREKPFRSSMDRALLVKSCGFHMSQRPFTHEEVENHFLATPGCLHQYATYTREKSNKITQCRATLQGRKHHFIWRRCKKPFSPKHTLCQDQGVHTGRQCFVCHECGKAFRYKSSFVVQQRIDTGRRLHVWGECSKSFRQASAFSQHRRIHSGARQCKCSKCGRSFNQKSILMYPWRSHTGESCYLCCECAQSFHPRSVLIRQQTVHTERRHYECTLCGKSFRRKFYLTVHWRVHTGKNAHGCSDCGKSFGNSSVLILHQRVHMGERPFQCRKCGKSFTNSSILILHQRVHTGKRPHECSECWKSFSHPSYLTQHQRVHSEKRSYECSECGKSFITCSGLHCHQRIHTGKRPYECSEGRKCFISSSQLRYHQRVHTGERPHQCSQCGECFISRSQLCYHQRLHTAERPYQCSECGKSFSSGSNLSNHQRVHTGERPYACNECGKYFIQRCHLVRHQRVHTGERPYECSECGKSFTTRGILRYHHEKVHREERPYECNELGKSFPSSSNLSNHPRVRTGERPYECNECGKSFIQKSSLVVHQRVHTGERPYECSECGKSFTIRSTLRHHQRVHTGERPYECSECGKSFRGYSHLIQHWRVHTGEKPYRCSECGKSYSNSSTLIRHWRIHTGERPYKCSECGKSFRNSSHFNDHQRVHTGERDYECTECGKSFRDCSQLKKHWRVHTGERPFECSECGKSYTNSSTLTQHRRIHTGERPYKCSECGKSFMSSSHCNKHQRVHTGERPYECGECGKSFRDSSQLSKHQKVHTG, encoded by the exons ATGTCACCCAGAGGAGGGGGACAGAATGTGAAACATGGAGGTATCACCCTGTCTCCCTGCCAAGGAGAAGGCAAACCAG GTACAATCTGGAAGATGCAGGGGAATTGCCAGGCAAGAGGGACGGGGCCCTGCCTGCCAAGGCCCAGAGCTTGGATGGCATCTATGTGCCTCCCTGCCTGTTATTGCTGCGGGCTGAACACAGTGATGAATGGGATCCTGAGGAGAGAGACGTTATCAGTGGCAGCAGGGCCTGGTATCTGCTCTGAG GACAGTATGACCTTTGAAGACGTTGCTGTGTACTTCTCCTGGGAGGAATGGAGGCTCCTTGATGAAGCTCAGAGGCACTTGTACCTCGAAGTGATGCTGGAGAACTTTGCACTCGTATCCTCGCTGG GTTGCTGGAGTAGAGCAGAGGATGCGGAGGCACCCTTTGAACACAGCATTTCTGTAGATGTGTCACAGTCCAAGACTCTCAAGGCATGTCTGACTTTGCATAACATCCACCATTGTGACTCTTATAGTCTGGTCTTGAGAGATATTTTGCACTTGGCTGAGCACCAAGGAACACAACAGAGTCAGAAGATGTTCGGGTGTGAGGCGTGTACAAAACTATTTTATTTCAGTGCAAACCTCCAAAAACACCAGAAGCAGCACATCAGAGAGAAGCCCTTCAGAAGCAGTATGGACAGGGCCTTGCTTGTGAAGAGCTGTGGATTCCATATGTCACAGAGGCCCTTTACCCATGAGGAAGTGGAGAACCACTTCCTGGCCACCCCTGGATGTCTCCACCAGTATGCCACTTACACCAGGGAGAAGTCAAACAAAATCACCCAGTGCAGGGCCACTTTACAAGGCAGAAAACATCATTTTATCTGGAGAAGATGTAAGAAACCCTTCAGTCCCAAACACACACTTTGTCAGGACCAGGGTGTCCACactggaagacagtgttttgtgtGCCATGAATGTGGAAAAGCATTCAGGTACAAATCCTCATTTGTTGTGCAACAGAGAATCGACACTGGAAGAAGGCTTCATGTATGGGGAGAATGCAGCAAATCTTTTAGGCAAGCCTCAGCCTTCAGTCAGCATCGAAGAATTCATTCTGGGGCAAGGCAGTGCAAGTGCAGCAAATGTGGACGATCCTTTAACCAAAAATCTATCCTCATGTATCCCTGGAGAAGTCACACTGGAGAAAGTTGTTACTTGTGCTGTGAATGTGCGCAGTCTTTTCACCCTAGATCTGTCCTTATTCGACAACAAACAGTTCACACAGAAAGAAGGCATTATGAGTGCACTCTGTGTGGGAAATCTTTTCGACGAAAATTTTACCTCACTGTACACTGGAGAGTTCACACTGGAAAAAATGCTCATGGATGCAGTGATTGTGGGAAGTCTTTTGGCAACAGCTCAGTACTCATTCTCCATCAGAGAGTACATATGGGAGAAAGGCCTTTTCAGTGCAGgaaatgtgggaaatcttttaccAACAGCTCAATACTCATTCTACACCAGAGAGTACACACAGGAAAAAGGCCTCATGAGTGCAGTGAATGTTGGAAATCTTTTAGCCATCCATCTTACCTCACTCAACACCAGAGAGTACATAGTGAAAAAAGGTCTTATGAatgtagtgaatgtgggaaatcttttatcACTTGTTCTGGCCTCCATTgtcatcagagaattcacactggaaaAAGACCTTATGAATGTAGTGAAGGTAGGAAGTGTTTTATCTCTAGCTCACAACTCCGTTATCatcagagagttcacactggagaaaggcccCATCAGTGTAGTCAATGTGGGGAATGTTTTATCTCTAGATCTCAACTCTGTTATCATCAGAGACTGCACACTGCAGAAAGGCCTTAtcagtgcagtgaatgtgggaaatctttttcATCTGGTTCCAACCTCAGTAATCATCAGCGAGTTCACacaggagaaaggccttatgcgtgcaatgaatgtgggaaataCTTTATCCAAAGATGTCATCTTGTTAGACACCAGCGAGTtcacacaggagagaggccttatgagtgcagtgaatgtgggaaatctttcacCACTAGGGGGATCCTTCGTTATCATCATGAGAAAGTTCACAGAGaagaaaggccttatgagtgcaaTGAACTTGGGAAATCTTTTCCATCTAGTTCCAATCTCAGTAATCATCCGAGAGttcgcacaggagagaggccttatgagtgcaatgaatgtgggaaatcttttatcCAAAAATCCAGTCTTGTCGTACACCAGAGAGTTCACACAGGAGAGAGGCCATacgagtgcagtgaatgtgggaaatctttcacCATTAGGAGCACCCTTCGTCATCatcagagagttcacactggagaaaggccttatgagtgcagtgaatgtggaaaaTCCTTTAGAGGATATTCACATCTCATTCAACACtggagagttcacactggagaaaagccttatagatgtagtgaatgtgggaaatcttatTCCAATAGCTCGACGCTTATTCGACACTGGAGAATTCACACAGGAGAAAGGCCTTAtaagtgcagtgaatgtgggaaatccttcagGAATAGTTCACATTTCAATGACCatcagagagttcacactggagaaagggaTTATGAATGCACTGAATGTGGGAAATCATTTAGGGATTGTTCCCAACTCAAAAAGCACtggagagttcacactggagaaaggccttttgagtgtagtgaatgtgggaaatcatATACCAATAGCTCAACACTTACTCAACACCGGAGAATTCACACAGGAGAAAGGCCTTAtaagtgcagtgaatgtgggaaatctttcaTGAGTAGTTCACATTGCAATAAACaccagagagttcacactggagagagGCCTTATGAGTGCggtgaatgtgggaaatcattTAGGGATAGTTCCCAACTTAGTAAACACCAGAAAGTCCACACTGGGTAA